A stretch of the Panicum virgatum strain AP13 chromosome 9N, P.virgatum_v5, whole genome shotgun sequence genome encodes the following:
- the LOC120691562 gene encoding 7-methylguanosine phosphate-specific 5'-nucleotidase-like isoform X2 translates to MRPMMSPPLLSPSPCPLLRFLRLYHAPRRRNPTAAPLPPYTFRRRLLLLLPAAMSSASTTAPDSVVADPCALARKVAAIRAAGPAKLQVIADFDGTLTRYWYDGARGQSSHSLLRQGNEEYDAKRVALYEHYHPIEICPDIPLPEKAKLMEEWWEKTHGLLIEGGLTYEDIKKSVFDAVIAFRDGVVELFEYLEERDIPVLVFSAGLADIIEEVFRQKLHRPFKNVKVVSNRMVFNEEGRLVSFKGKTIHVLNKNEHALDMAAPVHDNLGDPNGSIDDYSLVRKRTNVLLLGDHIGDLGMSDGLNYENRIAVGFLNANIEKSLNDYSKAFDVVYLVEVR, encoded by the exons ATGCGGCCCATGATGAGCCCGCCCCTGCTCTCGCCGTCCCCATGCCCTCTCCTCCGCTTCCTCCGCCTCTACcacgcccctcgccgccggaaccctaccgccgcgccgctccctccttatactttccgccgccgcctcctgctcctcctcccggccgccatgtcctccgcctccaccactgCCCCCGACTCCGTCGTCGCGGACCCCTGTGCGCTTGCCCGCAAGGTAGccgccatccgcgccgccggACCCGCCAAGCTCCAG GTCATCGCCGACTTCGACGGAACGCTCACGCGGTACTGGTACGACGGCGCCCGCGGGCAGA GTAGCCATTCGCTGCTGAGGCAAGGGAACGAGGAGTACGATGCCAAGAGGGTGGCGCTGTACGAGCACTACCACCCCATCGAGATCTGCCCTGACATTCCACTCCCGGAGAAGGCCAAGCTCATGGAGGAATG GTGGGAGAAGACTCATGGTCTCCTTATTGAAGGTGGTCTTACATATGAAGATATAAAAAAATCTGTGTTTGATGCTGTAATTGCTTTCAGAGATGGTGTGGTGGAGCTCTTTGAGTACTTGGAG GAGAGAGACATTCCAGTGCTGGTATTTTCTGCTGGACTTGCAGATATAATTGAAGAG GTCTTCAGGCAGAAATTACATAGACCATTCAAGAATGTTAAGGTTGTCTCCAACAGGATGGTTTTCAACGAAGAAGGTCGTCTTGTATCATTTAAAG GTAAAACAATTCATGTCCTAAACAAAAATGAGCATGCCTTGGACATGGCAGCTCCTGTCCATGACAATCTGGGGGATCCAAATGGATCTATTGATGATTATTCATTGGTGAGGAAAAGGACCAATGTGCTGCTACTTGGTGATCACATTGGTGACTTGGGGATGTCTGATGGTTTGAACTATGAAAACAGGATTGCTGTTGGATTCCT GAACGCCAACATCGAGAAATCCCTGAACGATTACTCCAAGGCATTTGACGTTGTGTATCTG GTGGAGGTGAGGTAG
- the LOC120691562 gene encoding cytosolic 5'-nucleotidase 3-like isoform X3, whose amino-acid sequence MPSPPLPPPLPRPSPPEPYRRAAPSLYFPPPPPAPPPGRHVLRLHHCPRLRRRGPLCACPQGSRHPRRRTRQAPGHRRLRRNAHAVLVRRRPRADHSLLRQGNEEYDAKRVALYEHYHPIEICPDIPLPEKAKLMEEWWEKTHGLLIEGGLTYEDIKKSVFDAVIAFRDGVVELFEYLEERDIPVLVFSAGLADIIEEVFRQKLHRPFKNVKVVSNRMVFNEEGRLVSFKGKTIHVLNKNEHALDMAAPVHDNLGDPNGSIDDYSLVRKRTNVLLLGDHIGDLGMSDGLNYENRIAVGFLNANIEKSLNDYSKAFDVVYLNDAPMRGVVELVSELCP is encoded by the exons ATGCCCTCTCCTCCGCTTCCTCCGCCTCTACcacgcccctcgccgccggaaccctaccgccgcgccgctccctccttatactttccgccgccgcctcctgctcctcctcccggccgccatgtcctccgcctccaccactgCCCCCGACTCCGTCGTCGCGGACCCCTGTGCGCTTGCCCGCAAGGTAGccgccatccgcgccgccggACCCGCCAAGCTCCAG GTCATCGCCGACTTCGACGGAACGCTCACGCGGTACTGGTACGACGGCGCCCGCGGGCAGA CCATTCGCTGCTGAGGCAAGGGAACGAGGAGTACGATGCCAAGAGGGTGGCGCTGTACGAGCACTACCACCCCATCGAGATCTGCCCTGACATTCCACTCCCGGAGAAGGCCAAGCTCATGGAGGAATG GTGGGAGAAGACTCATGGTCTCCTTATTGAAGGTGGTCTTACATATGAAGATATAAAAAAATCTGTGTTTGATGCTGTAATTGCTTTCAGAGATGGTGTGGTGGAGCTCTTTGAGTACTTGGAG GAGAGAGACATTCCAGTGCTGGTATTTTCTGCTGGACTTGCAGATATAATTGAAGAG GTCTTCAGGCAGAAATTACATAGACCATTCAAGAATGTTAAGGTTGTCTCCAACAGGATGGTTTTCAACGAAGAAGGTCGTCTTGTATCATTTAAAG GTAAAACAATTCATGTCCTAAACAAAAATGAGCATGCCTTGGACATGGCAGCTCCTGTCCATGACAATCTGGGGGATCCAAATGGATCTATTGATGATTATTCATTGGTGAGGAAAAGGACCAATGTGCTGCTACTTGGTGATCACATTGGTGACTTGGGGATGTCTGATGGTTTGAACTATGAAAACAGGATTGCTGTTGGATTCCT GAACGCCAACATCGAGAAATCCCTGAACGATTACTCCAAGGCATTTGACGTTGTGTATCTG AATGATGCTCCAATGAGGGGAGTTGTTGAGCTTGTGTCTGAATTATGTCCTTGA
- the LOC120691562 gene encoding 7-methylguanosine phosphate-specific 5'-nucleotidase A-like isoform X1 codes for MRPMMSPPLLSPSPCPLLRFLRLYHAPRRRNPTAAPLPPYTFRRRLLLLLPAAMSSASTTAPDSVVADPCALARKVAAIRAAGPAKLQVIADFDGTLTRYWYDGARGQSSHSLLRQGNEEYDAKRVALYEHYHPIEICPDIPLPEKAKLMEEWWEKTHGLLIEGGLTYEDIKKSVFDAVIAFRDGVVELFEYLEERDIPVLVFSAGLADIIEEVFRQKLHRPFKNVKVVSNRMVFNEEGRLVSFKGKTIHVLNKNEHALDMAAPVHDNLGDPNGSIDDYSLVRKRTNVLLLGDHIGDLGMSDGLNYENRIAVGFLNANIEKSLNDYSKAFDVVYLNDAPMRGVVELVSELCP; via the exons ATGCGGCCCATGATGAGCCCGCCCCTGCTCTCGCCGTCCCCATGCCCTCTCCTCCGCTTCCTCCGCCTCTACcacgcccctcgccgccggaaccctaccgccgcgccgctccctccttatactttccgccgccgcctcctgctcctcctcccggccgccatgtcctccgcctccaccactgCCCCCGACTCCGTCGTCGCGGACCCCTGTGCGCTTGCCCGCAAGGTAGccgccatccgcgccgccggACCCGCCAAGCTCCAG GTCATCGCCGACTTCGACGGAACGCTCACGCGGTACTGGTACGACGGCGCCCGCGGGCAGA GTAGCCATTCGCTGCTGAGGCAAGGGAACGAGGAGTACGATGCCAAGAGGGTGGCGCTGTACGAGCACTACCACCCCATCGAGATCTGCCCTGACATTCCACTCCCGGAGAAGGCCAAGCTCATGGAGGAATG GTGGGAGAAGACTCATGGTCTCCTTATTGAAGGTGGTCTTACATATGAAGATATAAAAAAATCTGTGTTTGATGCTGTAATTGCTTTCAGAGATGGTGTGGTGGAGCTCTTTGAGTACTTGGAG GAGAGAGACATTCCAGTGCTGGTATTTTCTGCTGGACTTGCAGATATAATTGAAGAG GTCTTCAGGCAGAAATTACATAGACCATTCAAGAATGTTAAGGTTGTCTCCAACAGGATGGTTTTCAACGAAGAAGGTCGTCTTGTATCATTTAAAG GTAAAACAATTCATGTCCTAAACAAAAATGAGCATGCCTTGGACATGGCAGCTCCTGTCCATGACAATCTGGGGGATCCAAATGGATCTATTGATGATTATTCATTGGTGAGGAAAAGGACCAATGTGCTGCTACTTGGTGATCACATTGGTGACTTGGGGATGTCTGATGGTTTGAACTATGAAAACAGGATTGCTGTTGGATTCCT GAACGCCAACATCGAGAAATCCCTGAACGATTACTCCAAGGCATTTGACGTTGTGTATCTG AATGATGCTCCAATGAGGGGAGTTGTTGAGCTTGTGTCTGAATTATGTCCTTGA
- the LOC120693242 gene encoding methyl-CpG-binding domain-containing protein 11-like, producing MATGEEHVAAAVEETPEKKEAGVTELPAPSGWTKKLAPIRGGKFEVIFVSPTGEEIKSKRQLTQYLKAHPGGPASSEFDWGTSDTPRRSARLSEKVKATESPEGEKTPKRGRSSSKRGKKEKKEDADADAVDANETVDRGTLEGTDVEMKDAENAIEEKKEEVPSADVAEKTGGEEKKEEAPGADAPEKTEQGAEDQEKTNNVAAPESENKSDAKPTESEVTPPAPEVEEEKIEEKTENSLAAEPTVPPAAESVLPPAASSEGEKKEDGGVTEPVAPPVAETKTDAPPAEAAKEAENSGQASVAPQEPSAVNCDSKGQIQPGASAVRCT from the exons ATGGCCACCGGCGAGGAgcacgtggcggcggcggtcgaggagacgccggagaagaaggaggCCGGCGTAACCGAGCTCCCCGCGCCCTCTGGCTGGACGAAGAAG CTTGCCCCAATTAGGGGTGGAAAGTTTGAGGTTATTTTTGTTTCCCCAACTGGCGAGGAGatcaagagcaagagacaactgACCCAGTACCTGAAAGCTCATCCTGGAGGCCCTGCATCTTCAGAGTTCGATTGGGGAACCA GTGATACTCCCAGACGGTCAGCACGCTTAAGCGAGAAGGTCAAGGCAACTGAGAGCCCAGAAGGTGAGAAGACCCCTAAACGTGGTAGATCAAGCTCTAAGAGGggcaaaaaggagaaaaaagaagatGCAGATGCAGATGCTGTGGATGCCAATGAAACTGTAGACCGTGGCACTTTGGAAGGCACTGATGTGGAGATGAAGGATGCTGAAAACGCCATAGAAGAGAAGAAAGAGGAGGTCCCCAGTGCAGATGTTGCAGAAAAGACTGGAGGCGAAGAGAAGAAAGAGGAGGCCCCTGGTGCTGATGCCCCAGAGAAGACTGAACAAGGCGCCGAAGACCAAGAGAAGACTAATAATGTCGCTGCCCCAGAATCAGAGAATAAATCAGATGCGAAACCAACTGAATCTGAAGTAACTCCACCGGCACCTGaagtagaggaagagaagatagAGGAGAAAACTGAGAACAGTCTGGCAGCTGAACCCACAGTGCCTCCGGCGGCTGAATCTGTGTTGCCTCCGGCAGCATCTTCAGAGGGAGAGAAGAAAGAGGATGGTGGCGTGACCGAACCTGTTGCACCCCCTGTTGCTGAAACGAAGACAGATGCTCCTCCAGCAGAGGCAGCAAAGGAGGCTGAGAATTCGGGCCAGGCGAGTGTCGCCCCTCAAGAACCTTCAGCAGTGAACTGCGACAGCAAGGGGCAGATCCAACCAGGCGCCTCCGCTGTAAGGTGCACGTAA
- the LOC120687758 gene encoding uncharacterized protein LOC120687758: protein MGGLRSRILRTLQSFPNAATQSNILLALPPAAGSSPAPAASCAHLQEPAPQEKVPADEAGAAAHEVPGGGADDDGDKENVSPGVTPRKAKKMKLSSDHRDVSAAGPGEPAGAGCYRRPDLASVTLFDPDLLAAFRRAVDAYVQALEVANRRDDIDDGDDGDGVPGGGEGGGGEAAGVADPLEAFERRCPPGGERAVVLYTTSLRGVRKTFEDCARVRRLLEGLRVAFRERDVSMHAPYREELRALVCDHDGPCASGLAAAFPVPPRLFVDGRYLGCADEVVALHERSQLRPVLRRAPRRGAGDGPCAFCGGAWFVVCGGCSGSHWLHDATVTTAASRVPCSACNENGLVPCPLCS from the coding sequence ATGGGAGGACTCAGATCGAGGATCCTCAGGACCTTGCAGTCCTTCCCCAACGCCGCCACGCAGTCCAATATCCTCCTCGCGCTCCCTCCCGCTGCCGGGtcctctccggcgccggcggcgtcgtgCGCCCACCTCCAAGAACCGGCGCCGCAGGAGAAGGTGCCGGCTGATGAAGCAGGGGCGGCTGCGCACGAGGTGCCCGGCGGCGGTGCCGATGACGACGGCGACAAGGAGAACGTCTCGCCGGGGGTCACCCCGCGCAAGGCCAAAAAGATGAAGCTCAGCTCGGACCACCGCGACGTGAGCGCGGCGGGTCCTGGggagcccgccggcgccggctgctACCGCCGGCCGGACCTGGCCTCGGTGACGCTCTTCGACCCGGACCTGCTCGCGGCGTTCCGCCGCGCCGTCGACGCCTACGTGCAGGCCCTCGAGGTGGCCAATCGCCGCGATGACATCGACgatggcgacgacggcgacggcgtgccgggcggcggcgaaggaggagggggagaggcAGCTGGCGTCGCGGACCCCCTGGAGGCGTTCGAGCGGCGGTGCCCGccgggcggcgagcgcgcggtggTGCTCTACACCACGTCGCTCCGCGGCGTGCGCAAGACGTTCGAGGACTgcgcccgcgtgcgccgcctgCTCGAGGGCCTCCGCGTCGCCTTCCGGGAGCGCGACGTCTCCATGCACGCGCCCTACCGGGAGGAGCTCCGGGCGCTGGTGTGCGACCATGACGGCCCCTGCGCCAGCGGcctagccgccgccttccccgTGCCTCCGCGGCTGTTCGTGGACGGGCGGTACCTCGGCTGCGCCGACGAGGTGGTGGCGCTGCACGAGCGCTCTCAGCTCCGGCCTGTGCtccggcgcgcgccgcggcgcggcgcgggggacGGCCCGTGCGCTTTCTGCGGCGGCGCCTGGTTCGTGGTGTGCGGCGGGTGCAGCGGCAGTCATTGGCTCCATGACGCCACCGTCACTACCGCCGCCAGCCGGGTGCCGTGCTCCGCGTGCAATGAGAACGGCCTCGTGCCCTGCCCTCTCTGCAGCTAG
- the LOC120688336 gene encoding E3 ubiquitin-protein ligase EL5-like, translating to MTPDAAFALEIAVVAGLVVLIVAIVVASSGACRDPAAGSGRAAAVHDVERALGTDTLVTYDKARAALKGRRASASGEEEAPPSCALCLSEYAGGDELVRVLPACGHFFHAECGIDWWLRRRGTCPYCRAELRPLPRPPRPECPPMPPRAGGATVGW from the coding sequence ATGACCCCCGATGCGGCCTTCGCGCTGGAGATCGCCGTGGTGGCCGGCCTGGTGGTGCTCATCGTCGCCATCGTCGTGGCCTCCTCAGGCGCCTGCCGCGACCCTGCGGCCGGCTcggggcgcgccgccgcggtgcacGACGTCGAGCGCGCGCTCGGGACCGACACGCTCGTGACGTACGACAAGGCGAGGGCGGCCCTTAAGGGCAGGagggcgtcggcgtcgggggaggaggaggcgccgccgtCCTGCGCCCTCTGCCTGTCGGAGTACGCCGGGGGCGACGAGCTGGTGCGGGTGCTGCCGGCGTGCGGGCACTTCTTCCACGCGGAGTGCGGCATCGACTGGTGGCTCCGGAGGCGCGGGACGTGCCCGTACTGTCGAGCCGAGCTGCGGCCGctgccgaggccgccgcgcccggagtgcccgccgatgccgccgcgagcgggcggcgccacGGTGGGCTGGTAG